Below is a genomic region from Candidatus Gastranaerophilales bacterium.
TCGACTCTTGCAGATAAAGCTGATTTAAGTGCAAGTCTTCTTGCTTTTTGAGGCATTGAGAAAGCGTAGCTTCTTGGTTTTGGACCAAATACAACACCACCACCTGCAAACAATGGTGATCTGATTGAACCGGCTCTGGCTCTACCTGTACCTTTTTGTTTCCAAGGTTTTCTTCCGCCGCCTGCGACTTCTGATCTTGTTTTTGAATTAGCACTACCGGCTCTGCCGTTGTTCAACTGCCTTCTGACAGCCATATGCATTACGTGCAAATTTGGCTCAACTCCAAATACCTTTTCGTCAAGTGTAATTTGTCCGACTTGCTTTCCGCTTGTGCTTAATATTGAAACTTCTTTTGTCATTTTTTCATTTCCTTATTAACTTGATTTTTGGAGTTAGTTCCATTTAACTCTTGATGGGACTACTGTTACTAATTTACCTTCAGGTCCCGGAACTGAACCTTTTACTAACAATAAGTTGTTATCGCTATCAACTTTTACTACTGAAAGTTTTGTAATAGTAACTCTTTCGTTACCCATGTTGCCTGCCATTTTTTTACCTTTGATAACACGGCCCGGAGTTGTACCTGCTCCAATTGAACCCGGTTCTCTATGGTTCTTTGAACCATGTCCCATTGGTCCTCTTGAGAAGTTCCATCTCTTTACGGTACCTTGAAAACCTTTACCGATTGATTTAGCAGTTACATCAACTTTTGCTATATCGTTCAATAAAGTTAAATCAATAGCTTGTCCAACTTTAAATTCTTCAGGATTTTCTACTCTGAATTCTTGAAGATGTCTATAGTTTTCTAATTTATTTTTTGCAAAGTGACCAATTTCAGCTTTTGATAAATGTTTTTCCTTTGCCGGTACAACACCGACTTGGATTGCATTATAGCCATCAGAATCAACTGTTTTTACTTGTGTTACAGTCAATGGGTCAACTTTTATTACTGTGACTGGGATTGCAAGTCCTTGTTCATCAAAGACTTGAGTCATTCCTAGTTTTTTTCCAATTACGCCTAGAGTCATTTCTTACCTTTCTACTTGTGAGCGCTACGTTACTCTGAGTTTTGCCTCGTAGTTCACATTCAATTTATAGCGGGGGCATTCCCTTTTATATTAAATTGTAATGTGTGTATAAACTATCAATTATAGTTTAACTTCAATATCTACACCAGCCGGTAGATCCATTCTACTTAGCTCTTCTGTCGTTTGTGCTGTAGGATCATAGATATCGATAATACGCTTGTGAGTTCTCATTTCAAAGTGTTCTCTTGATTTTTTATCGACGTGGGGTGATCTTAGCACGCAGTAGATGCGTCTTCTTGTTGGTAGAGGAATAGGTCCTGCTACTTTGGCATCTGTTCTTTTTGCTGTTTCAACGATTTTTTCTGCTGAAACATCAATAAGTTTATGGTCATAAGCCTTTAAGCAAACTCTAATTCTTTGTCTTGTGCCATTGCTCATAATTTCTTCTACTTTCCTTTTTACCTTTAAATCACCTAACACACTTGAATCACTGATTTCATGCCTGTCTTCACCCTTTCGGGCTAAAACTTTAAAAAATTAAATCGCATAAATTTAATGTTTCCAGTGCGTCCAGTAATTCAAATGTATATTAAACATGATTACCCGTCAATCACTAATTTTTGGAAAAGTGTATTTTTCTTAATATTTCTTTATTCATGCAAAAAGCAGGTATTACATGGGCTTTGGCAATCGAAAATTACATCACAATTCTTTGATTAAGGTGTTGTAAAGATTATTAGGCAAAAATGCAGAATCTTTCGCTTTGTATAACTTTATTCAAAATCAACAACAAAATACCTTAAAGTTTAGAATACATCTGTTTTTGTCGGGTTTTTGAATTTTGTTATATTTGACTGGAAGAGCAACGGAACCATGCCGATAGGACCGTTTCTGTGTTTTGCAATAATAAGTTCAGCTTTCCCTTTGTTGTCAGCTTCATCCTTGTTGTAATATTCGTCACGATATATGAACATAATGATATCAGCATCTTGTTCAATTGCACCTGAATCTCTCAAATCTGACATCATCGGGCGTTTATCGGTTCTTGATTCAACGGCACGGGATAATTGAGAAAGTGCAATTATAGGAACTTCAAGTTCTCTTGCTAATGTCTTCAATCCTCTTGAAATTGCTGAAATTTGTTGGTTTCTGTCATTCGGGTTTGAACCTGCTCCGCCTTCCATCAATTGAAGATAGTCAATAACTATCAAACCGAGATTTTTTTCTTCCATCGCTAGTCGTCTGCATTTTGCTCTTATATCCATTACGGTTATTGAGCCCGTATCGTCAATATATATAGGAGCGTCTGCAAAACTATTCATTGATGTTGTCAATTTTTCCCAGTCTTTTGGCTGCATGTGACCTGAGTTCAATCGTTGCATATCGACTTCGGCTTCAGAACATAACATTCTTTTTACAAGCTGTGACTTAGGCATTTCTAAAGAAAATACCGCAACTGCTTTTTCACCACGCAAAGCAACATTTTGTGCTAAATTTAACACAAAAGCTGTTTTACCCATTGAAGGACGAGCTGCCAATATTATTAAATCTGACTTTTGAAGACCTGCCGTCATTCCATCTAAATCATAAAATCCTGTAGGAACCCCTATCAATTCATCTCTATGGTTATATCTATATTCAATTTGCTCATAACTTGATAAAACCAAGTCTTTCACGGGAGTTAAATCTGTTGTATGTTTTTCTGCTGCGATATTAAAAATCAATTTTTCGGCATTATCCAAGGTAGCCTCAGTTGAGCCGTTATCGTATGCCATTGTAACAATGTCAGAGCCTGCATTTATCAATGCCCTTTTAATAGCTTTTTCCTGAACAATCTTGGCATAAAACTCAATATTTGCAGTTGTTACGACATTTAACGCCAAATCATTTATATACGCACGGCCGCCTACAATTTCAAGCTTATCATTTTCTCTTAAAAACTCTGAAACCGTGACAATATCAATAGCCTCGTTTCTCGCAAAAAGGCTCAAAACTGCATCATATATAAATTTATTTGCAGGTTTATAGAAACTTTCAGGCTTTATCATTTCAACAATTCTCGATAAAACCATCGGATTGGCAAGAACCGCTCCTAAAATAGCTTCCTCCGCCTCAATACTTTGAGGAGGCAATTTTGAAAGATTACCCTCTTGTATATTTGCTAATTCTGTTGCCAAAGGTTATTCCTCTCGTGCATTCATACACGTTTATAAATTTCGTCCATTCTCTTA
It encodes:
- the rplC gene encoding 50S ribosomal protein L3; translated protein: MTLGVIGKKLGMTQVFDEQGLAIPVTVIKVDPLTVTQVKTVDSDGYNAIQVGVVPAKEKHLSKAEIGHFAKNKLENYRHLQEFRVENPEEFKVGQAIDLTLLNDIAKVDVTAKSIGKGFQGTVKRWNFSRGPMGHGSKNHREPGSIGAGTTPGRVIKGKKMAGNMGNERVTITKLSVVKVDSDNNLLLVKGSVPGPEGKLVTVVPSRVKWN
- the rplD gene encoding 50S ribosomal protein L4: MTKEVSILSTSGKQVGQITLDEKVFGVEPNLHVMHMAVRRQLNNGRAGSANSKTRSEVAGGGRKPWKQKGTGRARAGSIRSPLFAGGGVVFGPKPRSYAFSMPQKARRLALKSALSARVENTILVKDFSEITEPKTKLMMDSLKALKVEGKVLIIADVKAAENGCLELAARNIPSVKIIIPSNLNVKDLLEADNVILTEAAINEITERLSK
- the rpsJ gene encoding 30S ribosomal protein S10, with the protein product MSNGTRQRIRVCLKAYDHKLIDVSAEKIVETAKRTDAKVAGPIPLPTRRRIYCVLRSPHVDKKSREHFEMRTHKRIIDIYDPTAQTTEELSRMDLPAGVDIEVKL
- the dnaB gene encoding replicative DNA helicase, yielding MATELANIQEGNLSKLPPQSIEAEEAILGAVLANPMVLSRIVEMIKPESFYKPANKFIYDAVLSLFARNEAIDIVTVSEFLRENDKLEIVGGRAYINDLALNVVTTANIEFYAKIVQEKAIKRALINAGSDIVTMAYDNGSTEATLDNAEKLIFNIAAEKHTTDLTPVKDLVLSSYEQIEYRYNHRDELIGVPTGFYDLDGMTAGLQKSDLIILAARPSMGKTAFVLNLAQNVALRGEKAVAVFSLEMPKSQLVKRMLCSEAEVDMQRLNSGHMQPKDWEKLTTSMNSFADAPIYIDDTGSITVMDIRAKCRRLAMEEKNLGLIVIDYLQLMEGGAGSNPNDRNQQISAISRGLKTLARELEVPIIALSQLSRAVESRTDKRPMMSDLRDSGAIEQDADIIMFIYRDEYYNKDEADNKGKAELIIAKHRNGPIGMVPLLFQSNITKFKNPTKTDVF